One region of Mucilaginibacter gotjawali genomic DNA includes:
- a CDS encoding NAD(P)/FAD-dependent oxidoreductase — MSKAIIIGGGVIGLFSAYYLHKSGWEVEILDQGDLADNCSYGNAGMITPSHFVPLASPGMVEQGIRWMFDSKSPFYVKPSLSGELIGWGLKFLKSATKKHVERSAGGLRDIAMYSRGLYHEFEKDSGVEFGLEDKGILMLFKSPKVEEEELHMVEKATNLGLDAQYLSAAECRKLQPDVELDILGAVHYHCDSHLYPNQLMKGLIKYLETAGIKIHRRTEVTRIMHDNDKITAVNTHNKEFKGDAYLIAGGSWSPAIAKMVGLNVPLMPGKGYSFMVNNPVKKMSIPSILCEARVAVTPMNGGIRFGGTMEVGKINQQVNMNRVKGIVESVPKYFPEFKLPVPDQKEVWFGFRPVSPDGLPYIGLSSKYKNLGIATGHAMIGLALGPATGKLIADTFNSDKPAVDLGIFAPGRYD; from the coding sequence ATGAGTAAAGCAATCATTATCGGCGGGGGCGTAATCGGCCTGTTTTCCGCCTACTACCTGCACAAATCGGGCTGGGAAGTTGAAATTCTGGACCAGGGCGACCTGGCGGATAATTGTTCGTATGGCAATGCCGGGATGATCACCCCGAGCCATTTTGTGCCCCTGGCATCACCAGGTATGGTGGAGCAGGGCATCCGATGGATGTTTGACAGCAAAAGCCCGTTCTATGTAAAGCCGTCATTAAGCGGTGAGCTGATAGGCTGGGGCCTTAAATTTTTAAAAAGCGCCACCAAAAAGCATGTGGAACGTTCAGCAGGGGGCTTACGGGATATCGCCATGTACAGCCGCGGATTGTACCACGAATTTGAAAAAGATTCGGGTGTTGAGTTTGGTTTGGAGGATAAAGGGATCCTGATGCTGTTTAAATCGCCCAAAGTTGAAGAGGAAGAGCTTCATATGGTTGAGAAGGCCACCAACCTGGGCCTCGACGCACAATACCTCAGCGCAGCAGAATGCCGTAAACTGCAGCCCGATGTGGAACTGGATATTTTAGGAGCAGTACATTATCATTGCGATTCGCACCTGTACCCCAACCAGTTGATGAAGGGGCTGATAAAATACCTGGAGACTGCAGGTATAAAGATCCATCGCCGTACCGAGGTGACCAGGATCATGCATGACAACGATAAAATAACGGCTGTAAATACACACAATAAGGAGTTTAAAGGCGACGCCTACCTTATTGCGGGGGGATCCTGGTCGCCGGCAATTGCTAAAATGGTGGGATTGAATGTGCCGCTGATGCCGGGCAAAGGCTATTCCTTTATGGTAAATAACCCGGTTAAAAAAATGAGCATCCCATCCATTTTATGCGAAGCCCGGGTTGCCGTAACCCCTATGAACGGTGGTATCCGTTTTGGCGGCACCATGGAGGTGGGCAAAATCAACCAGCAGGTAAACATGAACCGGGTAAAAGGTATTGTTGAATCGGTACCCAAATATTTCCCTGAGTTTAAACTGCCCGTACCCGATCAGAAAGAGGTTTGGTTTGGCTTCCGCCCGGTTTCGCCGGATGGATTGCCCTATATCGGCTTATCATCAAAATACAAAAACCTGGGTATCGCCACAGGCCACGCCATGATCGGCCTGGCATTGGGCCCTGCAACAGGTAAGTTGATTGCTGATACGTTTAACAGTGATAAACCGGCTGTTGATTTGGGTATATTTGCGCCCGGAAGGTACGATTGA
- a CDS encoding O-acetyl-ADP-ribose deacetylase, translating to MRDKIEIVKGDITKIKVDAIVNAANTSLLGGGGVDGAIHRAGGQAILEECRKIIARQGGCKTGEAVITTAGNMPAKFVIHTVGPVWNNGKYDEENKLTNCYKNSLQLAIANNCQSLAFPNISTGIYHFPKKEAATIAVNTVSQFLSETDKIKKVTFVCFDNENYELYENLLRA from the coding sequence ATGAGAGATAAGATAGAAATAGTAAAGGGCGATATCACAAAAATAAAAGTTGATGCCATAGTAAATGCGGCAAACACATCGCTTTTGGGCGGTGGTGGCGTTGACGGAGCAATACACCGTGCAGGTGGCCAGGCGATTTTGGAAGAATGCCGTAAAATAATCGCCAGGCAAGGCGGTTGCAAGACGGGTGAAGCAGTAATTACAACAGCCGGAAATATGCCGGCAAAATTTGTTATCCATACGGTTGGCCCGGTTTGGAATAACGGGAAATATGACGAGGAAAATAAACTGACCAATTGTTATAAAAATTCTCTGCAGCTGGCGATTGCTAATAATTGCCAAAGCCTTGCATTCCCTAACATTAGTACAGGTATTTATCACTTTCCTAAAAAAGAAGCTGCAACTATTGCTGTAAACACGGTAAGTCAATTTTTATCTGAAACTGACAAAATCAAAAAGGTAACTTTCGTTTGCTTTGACAATGAAAATTACGAATTGTACGAAAATTTGCTCCGCGCATAA
- a CDS encoding AraC family transcriptional regulator — MKVLPFTIPVPHDRTIIVLEEVLPHFYTYLHRHAEVQITWIQKGEGTLLAGNSMHAFKDGEIYLIGANLPHLFKSDPAYFQPDSGLEVRTITIFFNPSGKLSALFSLPEMKSVGTFVEQSQNGFKVPDGSYTDTARQIADIQQASGAVQLSLFIELLHSLSINTAMEPLASGNYTHSMSDPEGMRIAAVYNYIMQNYNNVLSLNEVAMQAHLTPTAFCRYFKKHTRHTFVHFVNKIRVNEACKMLVNGSPDSIAAIAYSCGFNSITNFNHVFKQLTGVSPRDYVNSYSKTVE; from the coding sequence ATGAAAGTCCTGCCCTTTACCATTCCTGTACCCCACGATCGGACCATCATCGTGCTGGAAGAGGTATTGCCGCATTTTTACACTTACCTGCACCGTCATGCCGAAGTGCAGATCACCTGGATCCAAAAGGGGGAGGGTACCTTGCTGGCCGGGAATAGTATGCACGCTTTCAAAGACGGTGAAATTTATCTCATCGGTGCCAATCTGCCGCATTTGTTTAAAAGCGACCCCGCCTATTTTCAACCGGATAGCGGGTTGGAGGTGCGCACGATAACAATATTTTTCAACCCCTCGGGCAAATTGTCTGCGCTTTTTAGCCTGCCCGAAATGAAATCTGTTGGTACTTTCGTGGAGCAATCGCAGAATGGTTTTAAAGTGCCGGACGGGAGCTATACGGACACAGCCAGGCAGATAGCTGACATACAACAGGCAAGCGGGGCTGTGCAATTATCGCTTTTTATTGAATTACTCCATAGTTTGAGTATCAACACAGCGATGGAACCCCTGGCATCGGGCAACTATACCCATTCCATGAGCGATCCTGAAGGCATGCGCATTGCCGCGGTGTACAATTACATTATGCAGAATTATAATAATGTGTTATCGCTTAACGAAGTTGCAATGCAGGCCCATTTAACCCCAACCGCTTTTTGCCGCTATTTTAAAAAACATACCCGCCACACCTTCGTCCACTTCGTAAATAAAATAAGGGTCAACGAAGCCTGCAAAATGCTGGTAAACGGATCGCCGGACAGCATCGCTGCAATAGCCTACAGCTGCGGCTTCAATAGTATTACCAATTTTAACCATGTTTTTAAACAGCTCACCGGCGTATCGCCGCGCGATTATGTGAACAGTTATTCAAAAACCGTTGAATAG